Below is a genomic region from Pseudomonas extremaustralis.
GGTTCTGGTCGTTGGTGTAGGCGTGGATGGTGGTCATCAGGCCGTTTTCGATCCCCAGTTCGCGGTGCAGCACCTGGGCGACCGGCGCCAGGCAGTTGGTGGTGCAAGACGCGTTGGAGATGATCTGGTGGGATTGACGCAGAATGTCATGGTTCACGCCATAGACTACGGTGGCGTCCGCACCCTTGGCCGGGGCGGAGATGATCACCTTGCGCGCGCCGGCGCTGATATGGGCGGCTGCTTTGGTGCGGTCGGTGAACAGACCGGTGCATTCGAACACCACGTCGATATTGTGCGCGGCCCAGGGCAGGTCGGCCGGGTTGCGAATGGCACTGACGGCGATCCGGTCACCGTTGACGGTCAGGCTTTCCTGATCGTGGGCGACCTCTGCATCGAAAGTACCGTGGACGGTGTCGTATTTGAGCAGGTGGGCATTGATCGAGCTGTCGCCCAAATCATTGATGGCGACGATCTGCAAATCCTGGCGATAGCCTTGGGTATACAGTGCTCGCAGGACATTGCGGCCGATACGGCCAAAACCATTGATTGCGATTCGAAGAGTCATTGGAAAGTGCCTGTCGTCGATTTGTTGTAAGAATTACAAGATTATTCGCATAAAAATAGAAAACAAGCCTTTTTAATGGCAATATTTTGTTCAATCTACAACGAGTGACCTGAATCAACTGGTCCGATGATCCAAACGACTCCCCTGCCATCCCATGCGCTGTGGGCGTTTGATCAGCATAGACACTCAGGTCGCCACATCCGTTAGCCTGGAGTTCTACACATGCATCCCCGCGTTCTTGAGGTCACCGAACGGCTTATCGCCCGCAGCCGTGCTACCCGTGAGGCTTACCTTGCGCTCATTCGCGGCGCAGCCAGCGACGGTCCGATGCGCGGTAAGCTGCAATGCGCCAACTTCGCCCATGGCGTGGCCGGTTGCGGCACTGAAGATAAAAATAGTCTGCGTATGATGAATGCCGCCAATGTGGCAATTGTTTCGTCATATAACGACATGCTCTCGGCGCATCAGCCCTACGAACATTTCCCGGACCAGATCAAGAAAGCCCTGCGCGAAGTCGGCTCGGTCGGCCAGTTCGCCGGCGGCACGCCCGCCATGTGCGACGGCGTGACCCAGGGCGAGCCCGGCATGGAGCTGAGCCTGCTCAGCCGTGAAGTGATTGCCATGTCCACGGCGGTAGCGCTGTCCCACAACATGTTCGATGCGGCGCTGATGTTGGGCATCTGCGACAAGATCGTCCCCGGCCTGATGATGGGGGCCCTGCGCTACGGCCATCTGCCGATGATCTTCGTTCCCGGCGGGCCAATGCCGTCGGGCATTTCCAACAAGCAGAAAGCCGATGTGCGCCAGCGCTACGCCGAAGGCAAGGCCAGCCGCGAAGAGCTGCTGGAGTCGGAGATGAAGTCCTACCACAGCCCCGGCACCTGCACCTTCTACGGCACGGCCAACACCAACCAGTTGCTCATGGAAGTGATGGGCCTGCACTTGCCGGGCGCCTCGTTCGTCAACCCTTACACACCGCTGCGTGACGCCCTGACCCGCGAAGCCGCGCACCAGGTCACGCGGCTGACCAAAGCCAACGGCAACTTCACGCCGATCGGCGAGATCGTCGACGAAAAATCCATCGTCAATGCCATCGTTGCGCTCAACGCCACGGGCGGTTCCACCAACCACACCCTGCACATGCCGGCCATCGCCATGTCGGCGGGCATCATCCTCACTTGGGACGACATGGCCGACCTCTCCGAGGTGGTGCCGACCCTGTCCCACGTGTATCCGAACGGCAAGGCCGACATCAACCACTTCCAGGCGGCGGGCGGCATGTCGTTCCTGATCCGCGAACTGCTCGAAGCCGGCCTGCTCCACGAAGACGTCAACACCGTGGCCGGCAAGGGCCTGAGCCGTTATATCCAGGAACCGTTCCTGGTCGACGGCGAGCTGATCTGGCGCGACGGCCCGATCGAGAGCCTCGACGAAACCATCCTGCGTCCCGTGGCCCGTGCGTTTTCGCCGGAAGGCGGCTTGCGCGTGATGGAAGGCAACCTCGGTCGCGGGGTGATGAAAGTCTCCGCCGTGGCCGCCGAGCACCAAGTCGTCGAAGCGCCGGCGGTGGTGTTCCAGGACCAGCAGGATCTGGCCGATGCGTTCAAGGCCGGCCAGTTGGAAAAAGACTTCGTCGCGGTGATGCGCTTCCAGGGCCCGCGCTCCAACGGCATGCCGGAACTGCACAAGATGACGCCGTTTCTCGGTGTGTTGCAGGACCGTGGCTTCAAAGTGGCGTTGGTGACGGACGGGCGTATGTCCGGCGCGTCGGGTAAGATTCCCGCCGCGATCCATGTCAACCCCGAAGCCCAGAGCGGCGGGCCGCTGGCACGGGTGCGCGATGGCGATATCATTCGCGTGGATGGCGTCAACGGCACCTTGGAGCTCAAGGTGGACGCCGAAGAATTTGCCGCGCGCACGCCGGCCACGGGCCTGCTGGGCAATAACGTGGGGGCCGGGCGCGAGCTGTTTGCATTCATGCGCTTGGCTGCAAGCTCCGCGGAGCAGGGCGCCAGCGCCTTTACCTCTGCCTTGGAGACGCTTAAGTGAAGCTTGCGCTGGTCGGTGACATCGGCGGTACCAACGCCCGGTTTGCATTGTGGCGGGATCAGGCACTGCATTCGATCCGTGTGCACGCCACGGCGGATCATCAAAGCCCTGAGGATGCGATCAGGGTCTATCTCAAGGAAGAAGGCCTGAAAATAGGCGACATCGGCGCGGTGTGCCTGTCGGTGGCCGGGCCGGTGAGCGGCGATGAATTTAAATTCACCAACAACCACTGGCGCCTGAGTAAGACTGCGTTTTGCAACACCCTGCAGGTGGATGAACTGCTGCTGGTCAATGACTTCTCGGCCATGGCCCTGGGCATGACCCGCCTCAAACCCGACGAATTCCGCGTGGTCTGCCCTGGCACGCCGGAGCCGTTGCGCCCGGCGGTGGTGATCGGCCCTGGCACTGGCCTGGGGGTTGGCACCTTGCTGGACCTGGGCGCTGGCCGGTACGCAGCATTGCCGGGGGAGGGCGGGCATGTCGACCTGCCCCTGAGCAGCCCACGGGAAGCCCAGCTGTGGCAGCACATTTACACTGAGATCGGCCATGTCAGCGCCGAAAGCGCCTTGAGTGGTGCGGGTTTGCCACGGGTATATCGAGCGATCTGTGCGGTGGATGGCCACACGCCAGTGCTGGATACGCCGGAAGCGATCACGGCGGCAGGCCTGGCCGGCGATCCTGTGGCGATGGAAGTGTTGAACCAGTTCAGTATCTGGCTGGGCCGGGTTGCCGGTAACAACGTGCTGACCACTGGCGCCCGGGGCGGTGTGTATATCGTCGGCGGCGTGATTCCACGGTTTGCCGACTTTTTTATCCACAGCGATTTTGCCAAGAGCTTCAGGGACAAAGGTTGCATGAGCGACTACTTCAAGGACATTCCGGTGTGGCTGGTAACCGCGCCGTATTCCGGGTTGACCGGGGCTGGGGTGGCGCTCGAACAGGCTTTTGCCATGTAGGAGCGAGCTTGCTCGCGAAGAACATAACGA
It encodes:
- a CDS encoding glucokinase — its product is MKLALVGDIGGTNARFALWRDQALHSIRVHATADHQSPEDAIRVYLKEEGLKIGDIGAVCLSVAGPVSGDEFKFTNNHWRLSKTAFCNTLQVDELLLVNDFSAMALGMTRLKPDEFRVVCPGTPEPLRPAVVIGPGTGLGVGTLLDLGAGRYAALPGEGGHVDLPLSSPREAQLWQHIYTEIGHVSAESALSGAGLPRVYRAICAVDGHTPVLDTPEAITAAGLAGDPVAMEVLNQFSIWLGRVAGNNVLTTGARGGVYIVGGVIPRFADFFIHSDFAKSFRDKGCMSDYFKDIPVWLVTAPYSGLTGAGVALEQAFAM
- the gap gene encoding type I glyceraldehyde-3-phosphate dehydrogenase, giving the protein MTLRIAINGFGRIGRNVLRALYTQGYRQDLQIVAINDLGDSSINAHLLKYDTVHGTFDAEVAHDQESLTVNGDRIAVSAIRNPADLPWAAHNIDVVFECTGLFTDRTKAAAHISAGARKVIISAPAKGADATVVYGVNHDILRQSHQIISNASCTTNCLAPVAQVLHRELGIENGLMTTIHAYTNDQNLTDVYHTDPYRARSATQNMIPSKTGAAEAVGLVLPELAGKLTGMAVRVPVINVSLVDLTVQLKKEVTADEVNALLKEASQHSKILGYNTLPLVSSDFNHNPLSSIFDANHTKVSGKMLKVLAWYDNEWGFSNRMLDNCLALCNAE
- the edd gene encoding phosphogluconate dehydratase: MHPRVLEVTERLIARSRATREAYLALIRGAASDGPMRGKLQCANFAHGVAGCGTEDKNSLRMMNAANVAIVSSYNDMLSAHQPYEHFPDQIKKALREVGSVGQFAGGTPAMCDGVTQGEPGMELSLLSREVIAMSTAVALSHNMFDAALMLGICDKIVPGLMMGALRYGHLPMIFVPGGPMPSGISNKQKADVRQRYAEGKASREELLESEMKSYHSPGTCTFYGTANTNQLLMEVMGLHLPGASFVNPYTPLRDALTREAAHQVTRLTKANGNFTPIGEIVDEKSIVNAIVALNATGGSTNHTLHMPAIAMSAGIILTWDDMADLSEVVPTLSHVYPNGKADINHFQAAGGMSFLIRELLEAGLLHEDVNTVAGKGLSRYIQEPFLVDGELIWRDGPIESLDETILRPVARAFSPEGGLRVMEGNLGRGVMKVSAVAAEHQVVEAPAVVFQDQQDLADAFKAGQLEKDFVAVMRFQGPRSNGMPELHKMTPFLGVLQDRGFKVALVTDGRMSGASGKIPAAIHVNPEAQSGGPLARVRDGDIIRVDGVNGTLELKVDAEEFAARTPATGLLGNNVGAGRELFAFMRLAASSAEQGASAFTSALETLK